One stretch of Dissulfurimicrobium hydrothermale DNA includes these proteins:
- a CDS encoding TorD/DmsD family molecular chaperone, with protein sequence MDAASVFHLLSEAFSFPDMPPSANEGIVDLIAGFPTVIESGNSDANALANSISAENLLELQAEYTRLFINAPRKTPAPPYASVYLSNNRRLMQEGYDDTIRFYLEAGVEPLDGPEPADHIFYELEFVGLLIDSGQAELLCRFLKGHLLKWYPEFFGCILQADPNPYYETIARITMSSLTSLEKEFCHEGESNLKNGGSL encoded by the coding sequence ATGGATGCGGCTTCTGTCTTTCATCTCCTGTCAGAGGCATTTTCGTTTCCTGATATGCCGCCGAGTGCAAATGAAGGGATTGTTGACCTAATTGCTGGATTCCCGACAGTTATCGAGTCGGGCAATTCAGATGCAAATGCACTAGCAAATTCTATCTCGGCTGAAAATTTGCTTGAGCTTCAGGCTGAATATACACGTCTTTTCATTAACGCCCCGCGCAAGACACCAGCCCCTCCTTATGCCTCTGTTTATCTTTCAAACAACAGGCGTCTGATGCAGGAGGGGTATGACGATACTATCCGTTTCTATCTAGAGGCAGGCGTTGAGCCTCTGGATGGTCCTGAGCCAGCTGACCACATATTTTATGAACTCGAATTTGTAGGCCTCCTGATTGATTCAGGGCAGGCGGAACTGCTGTGTAGATTTCTTAAGGGACACTTGTTGAAATGGTATCCCGAATTCTTTGGTTGTATCTTACAGGCCGATCCTAATCCTTATTATGAGACAATCGCCAGGATTACAATGTCCAGTCTAACAAGCCTCGAAAAGGAGTTTTGTCATGAAGGTGAATCAAATCTTAAGAATGGAGGTTCTTTATGA
- a CDS encoding molybdopterin-containing oxidoreductase family protein has product MKRREFIKLSAAGCAALGLMELQGRGLFRPAVSQGATAGATPQYLPGSLGAKEVPSVCEMCFWRCPIVGKVKDGKLVKIEGNPKSPSNGPRVCARGNSGVQLVYDPDRMKYPMKRIGARGEGKWAKISWDEALDEIVHNMQKVKKEYGPNAIAYFDHGASAEFMREIFKATGTENYTNEPAFFQCVGPVAVAYLNTAGYLVSGTRQYIDMGNAKVILLVGSHIGENVHVSHVREFVAGLNKGAKLIVVDPRFSAPANKADIYLPIRPGTDTALLLSWINYVIQKNLYDKEFVRDHCNGFEKLRESVKPYTIEWAAKICDLNPNEMRKAIELLAKHRPNVAIHPGRHSTWYGKEDVGRHQALAILNGLMGAVAVPGGIYFQTPVKPGKAKGMEVEVEENTPAISLKTEYPYAEALGTPTANIIKATLTGKPYPIKLWGINGVNILQTIPNPYDTMEAIKKLDFIFCSEMLAGETAIWSDIILPDATYLERYDAIHTYDGLTPYLTIRQPVVDAMFETRSPYWVAHQLARKMNINVFPYEKEQDYLNLQLQPLGLSIEKLNAQGGILTFPSKPYRSRKELKLPTDSGKYELYVEDFAKNKLDPLPKFITVTAPPKGYMRLVYGRVPMHTFSRTMNNLWLHNEMPENELWLNDEVAAKIGIKDGDIVVMENQDGKKSNPVKVKVTAGMRPDAAFLPHGFGSKSPLLTKAYNKGASDQFMITRYENDPYVGSSSHRTSFIRLIKDGKTLDIPEIRPLPPEIPRFEIKKTA; this is encoded by the coding sequence ATGAAACGAAGGGAGTTTATTAAACTTTCCGCGGCAGGATGTGCGGCTTTGGGCCTTATGGAGCTTCAAGGGAGGGGGCTTTTTAGACCCGCCGTATCCCAGGGCGCTACAGCCGGCGCAACACCACAGTATCTGCCTGGAAGTCTTGGGGCCAAAGAGGTGCCGAGCGTCTGCGAGATGTGTTTTTGGCGTTGTCCGATAGTAGGCAAGGTAAAAGACGGTAAATTGGTAAAGATTGAGGGCAATCCCAAGAGCCCATCCAATGGGCCAAGGGTCTGTGCGAGAGGTAATTCAGGGGTTCAGCTCGTTTATGACCCTGACAGGATGAAATATCCTATGAAGAGAATTGGGGCCCGTGGAGAGGGCAAGTGGGCCAAGATTTCTTGGGATGAGGCCCTGGATGAGATCGTGCACAATATGCAAAAGGTCAAGAAGGAATACGGCCCGAATGCGATTGCGTATTTTGATCATGGGGCGTCAGCCGAGTTCATGCGTGAGATATTCAAGGCTACGGGTACTGAAAATTATACAAACGAGCCGGCGTTCTTTCAGTGTGTAGGCCCTGTTGCCGTGGCCTATTTGAATACGGCTGGATACCTCGTATCAGGGACTAGACAGTATATAGACATGGGCAATGCCAAGGTAATTCTTCTTGTGGGGAGCCATATAGGTGAAAACGTCCATGTTTCTCATGTCCGTGAGTTTGTGGCGGGTCTCAATAAAGGGGCGAAACTCATAGTTGTTGATCCGAGGTTCTCTGCTCCTGCTAACAAGGCGGATATATATCTGCCCATACGTCCTGGCACAGATACCGCGCTTCTTCTCTCGTGGATCAACTATGTCATACAGAAAAATTTGTATGATAAGGAGTTTGTGAGGGACCACTGCAACGGCTTTGAAAAGCTGCGTGAGTCAGTAAAACCCTATACCATCGAATGGGCGGCCAAGATATGCGATCTTAATCCAAATGAGATGAGGAAGGCCATAGAGCTTCTGGCTAAGCACAGACCCAATGTGGCCATTCATCCGGGCAGACATTCAACTTGGTACGGCAAGGAAGATGTCGGCAGACATCAGGCCCTGGCAATCCTCAATGGCCTTATGGGCGCCGTTGCGGTGCCCGGCGGTATATATTTTCAGACGCCAGTAAAGCCTGGTAAGGCAAAAGGTATGGAGGTTGAGGTGGAGGAAAACACGCCTGCAATTTCCTTGAAGACTGAATATCCCTATGCAGAGGCTCTTGGTACGCCTACGGCGAATATAATAAAGGCTACCCTCACAGGCAAACCGTATCCCATAAAGCTTTGGGGTATAAACGGTGTAAACATCCTCCAGACCATCCCAAATCCCTATGACACAATGGAGGCCATAAAGAAGCTTGACTTCATCTTCTGCTCTGAGATGCTCGCAGGCGAGACGGCGATATGGTCAGACATCATCTTGCCTGACGCCACGTATCTTGAGCGTTATGATGCGATTCATACCTATGACGGCCTCACGCCCTATCTGACCATCCGCCAGCCAGTGGTCGACGCCATGTTTGAGACCAGGTCCCCATATTGGGTTGCACATCAACTGGCAAGAAAGATGAATATCAATGTCTTTCCATATGAAAAGGAGCAGGATTATCTGAATCTGCAGCTACAGCCGCTTGGTCTTTCCATTGAAAAGCTTAATGCCCAAGGTGGCATCTTAACCTTCCCCTCCAAGCCTTATAGAAGCAGAAAGGAATTGAAGCTCCCCACCGATTCTGGGAAGTATGAGCTTTATGTGGAGGATTTTGCCAAGAACAAGCTCGACCCATTGCCAAAGTTTATAACTGTTACAGCACCGCCGAAGGGCTATATGCGTCTTGTTTATGGCCGCGTGCCCATGCATACATTCAGTCGCACCATGAACAATCTCTGGCTTCACAACGAAATGCCGGAAAATGAACTGTGGCTGAACGACGAGGTGGCTGCCAAGATAGGGATAAAAGACGGCGATATTGTGGTAATGGAAAATCAGGACGGGAAGAAATCAAATCCTGTCAAGGTGAAGGTGACTGCTGGAATGAGACCGGATGCAGCCTTCCTTCCGCATGGATTTGGAAGTAAATCCCCACTCCTTACCAAGGCCTACAACAAAGGCGCAAGTGACCAATTCATGATTACGCGTTATGAGAATGATCCCTATGTCGGATCATCTTCTCACCGAACCAGTTTTATAAGGCTTATCAAGGATGGCAAGACCCTGGATATACCTGAGATAAGGCCGCTTCCACCTGAGATACCGCGTTTTGAAATAAAAAAGACCGCTTAA